A genomic segment from Methanoplanus limicola DSM 2279 encodes:
- a CDS encoding PAS domain-containing response regulator — protein MFLQTTQNSGCECRMNNEYSGLKSISGRDDEKIRVLLVDDEPGVLDVTGIFLERSGNFIVGCCDSAAEALKELEVGNYDAVVCDYEMPEMNGLELLFEIRSLGNDIPFVIFTGKGREDVVIEAINNGADYYIRKGGEPKSLFAELAHVISEAVDKRRYALSAGNSERFISGLFHHLPDPTYAVNKEGVVIAWNRAIEEMTGVNAGDIAGKYGIRPSEILYGSGRPSLADILLSPGKVMPDDYNATTNTGSMIIADVSKDKSGKLSYMRAKGTYLYDGCGNISGAIESVRDITEWKVAEMKLLRMNEYRKALIESHIDPLVTLSPELRITDVNAATEKLLGCGRGEIVNCELREWLPDSEGIGEVFRSLDFGKTIRDHRLKVMKKSGEEITVYLYATAYSDAEGDVKCIFAELHEPLPFMTDDE, from the coding sequence ATGTTTTTACAGACAACTCAGAATTCCGGCTGCGAATGCCGGATGAATAATGAATATTCCGGCCTGAAATCTATTTCAGGCAGGGATGATGAAAAAATAAGGGTTCTCCTTGTTGATGACGAACCTGGTGTCCTTGACGTTACCGGGATATTCCTTGAAAGATCAGGAAATTTTATAGTCGGATGCTGTGATTCAGCAGCTGAAGCATTAAAAGAGCTTGAGGTTGGTAATTATGATGCAGTTGTATGTGATTATGAGATGCCGGAGATGAATGGTCTTGAACTGTTGTTTGAGATCAGGAGTCTTGGGAACGATATTCCGTTTGTCATTTTTACCGGGAAAGGTCGTGAGGATGTTGTAATCGAGGCAATCAATAACGGTGCAGATTATTATATCCGGAAAGGTGGTGAGCCGAAATCACTCTTTGCCGAACTGGCGCATGTGATCAGTGAAGCTGTTGATAAACGGAGATATGCGTTGAGTGCCGGGAATTCGGAGAGGTTTATCTCCGGATTGTTTCATCATCTGCCCGACCCGACTTATGCCGTAAATAAAGAAGGTGTTGTTATTGCCTGGAACAGGGCCATTGAAGAGATGACTGGTGTAAATGCCGGTGATATTGCCGGTAAGTACGGAATCCGTCCTTCTGAAATACTGTACGGGTCAGGCAGGCCGTCACTTGCAGATATTCTGCTCAGCCCCGGTAAGGTTATGCCTGACGATTATAACGCAACAACCAATACCGGTTCTATGATAATTGCAGACGTCTCTAAGGATAAATCGGGTAAACTCTCTTACATGCGTGCCAAGGGGACGTATCTCTATGATGGCTGCGGGAATATCTCCGGTGCGATTGAATCTGTCAGGGATATTACTGAGTGGAAGGTTGCCGAGATGAAGCTTTTGAGGATGAATGAGTACAGAAAGGCCCTTATTGAGTCGCATATTGATCCTCTTGTAACCTTATCCCCTGAACTGAGGATTACTGATGTCAATGCCGCTACTGAAAAGCTTCTCGGATGCGGGCGTGGAGAGATAGTTAACTGTGAACTTCGTGAATGGCTGCCGGACTCTGAGGGAATCGGAGAGGTTTTTAGGTCACTGGACTTTGGGAAGACGATCAGGGACCACAGGTTAAAGGTTATGAAGAAATCTGGTGAGGAGATAACGGTTTATCTTTATGCTACAGCTTATTCGGATGCAGAAGGGGACGTTAAGTGCATATTTGCCGAACTCCATGAACCTCTGCCGTTTATGACCGATGATGAGTGA
- a CDS encoding FeoA family protein, which produces MHLTELLPGEFANIMEINGGSHLVQQLALRGLCPGKRVTMISGRCGPIVVKIHGESLVLGRGMAHKILVDR; this is translated from the coding sequence ATGCATCTCACTGAACTGCTCCCCGGAGAGTTTGCCAATATAATGGAGATAAACGGCGGAAGCCACCTGGTCCAGCAGCTTGCGCTCAGGGGACTTTGCCCCGGAAAAAGGGTGACTATGATTTCCGGACGATGCGGACCCATTGTTGTAAAAATCCATGGTGAATCTCTAGTCCTGGGCAGAGGAATGGCACACAAAATATTAGTAGATAGGTGA
- a CDS encoding FeoA family protein, with amino-acid sequence MIILEKKLSELEYGERGIVHDIPCCEHILNCLGIRPGKSVKMVTKQPIKGPVVVIVNEIEVAVDYEIAEKLKIKTE; translated from the coding sequence GTGATTATTCTGGAGAAAAAATTATCAGAACTTGAGTATGGAGAAAGAGGAATTGTTCACGACATCCCGTGTTGTGAACATATTTTAAACTGCCTCGGTATAAGACCAGGGAAATCAGTAAAGATGGTTACAAAACAGCCAATCAAAGGCCCTGTTGTCGTCATAGTAAATGAAATCGAAGTGGCTGTCGATTACGAAATTGCTGAAAAACTAAAGATTAAGACAGAGTGA
- a CDS encoding FeoB small GTPase domain-containing protein, translated as MAGNKNKNKEKILMVGNPNVGKSALFNRLTGADATVSNYPGTTVDYTKGVLETSEIIYEITDVPGMYSLEPKDGAEEVALKILENNRDATVFIVLDATRVERGLYLALEVIERGYKSVLVINMIDSAHEKGVSVDIYNLQKILGIPVITTSALSGEGLLDLTGKIRYAQKSEIDLIEKRAKGEITEEKPKGGCAGCGLCGGGGL; from the coding sequence ATGGCTGGCAATAAAAATAAGAATAAAGAAAAAATTCTGATGGTCGGAAATCCAAACGTCGGAAAAAGTGCCCTCTTCAACAGACTTACAGGCGCAGATGCAACGGTATCCAATTATCCCGGCACTACCGTTGATTATACAAAAGGCGTCCTTGAGACATCTGAGATAATTTATGAAATAACCGATGTTCCCGGCATGTACTCACTTGAACCAAAAGACGGGGCAGAAGAGGTTGCATTAAAAATTCTTGAAAATAACAGAGATGCAACAGTATTCATAGTTCTTGATGCAACAAGGGTTGAGAGAGGATTATATCTGGCTCTTGAAGTCATTGAAAGGGGCTACAAATCGGTACTTGTCATAAACATGATCGATTCAGCCCATGAAAAAGGGGTTTCGGTCGATATATACAATCTTCAGAAGATACTCGGAATCCCGGTTATAACCACATCGGCACTGAGCGGAGAGGGACTGCTGGACCTCACCGGCAAAATAAGATATGCACAGAAATCGGAGATAGATCTGATAGAAAAGAGGGCAAAAGGAGAGATTACCGAGGAGAAACCCAAAGGCGGCTGTGCCGGATGCGGACTCTGCGGCGGAGGTGGCCTCTGA
- a CDS encoding nucleoside recognition domain-containing protein, translated as MTISTAKRWEIVDLIANRTVTTGEYKPSVKDYLSELTVKPLTGIPVALAVLYAFWSIFSSFAGALVTDGFMVKLFDNYWLPWIQNVWPDPDSVLYFLFVGDPLADNCFEAFGMLTSGLFVSIGVVLPAIFIFYLMMTFLEDSGYLPRLAVLMDGIFHKIGLHGYAIVPAILGLGCNVPAVTATRNLETRKQRFIMMVLLAVFIPCGAQLGIMLDVIPETVGWVMLYLIIGFCLFGFILGKIIPGGNPEILIDIPPYRKPTLQNIYKKLWVKTKGFFINAIPFVLLGILFVNVLYLLGVIQALADILAPVFVTWFGVPKETVGPLIAAFLRKDLAVAQLSTIAMTPYQMITAVVLISIYFPCVATFVVMLKEGVKELAAAVGLLAIIVFLYGGLIHLIGILLGVA; from the coding sequence ATGACAATATCCACGGCAAAGAGATGGGAGATTGTTGACCTTATTGCAAACCGGACAGTCACCACAGGAGAATATAAGCCCTCAGTTAAGGATTACCTCAGTGAACTTACAGTTAAGCCATTAACCGGAATTCCGGTAGCACTGGCTGTCCTTTACGCATTCTGGAGTATATTCAGCTCCTTCGCAGGGGCACTTGTAACGGATGGCTTCATGGTGAAACTGTTTGACAATTACTGGCTGCCATGGATTCAGAATGTATGGCCCGACCCCGACAGCGTGCTTTACTTCCTCTTTGTAGGCGACCCGCTTGCAGACAACTGTTTTGAGGCCTTCGGGATGCTCACTTCCGGACTTTTTGTCTCAATAGGAGTGGTGCTGCCGGCAATATTCATATTCTACCTCATGATGACTTTCCTTGAGGATTCCGGTTACCTGCCAAGACTGGCAGTGCTGATGGATGGAATATTCCATAAGATTGGCCTTCACGGGTATGCAATAGTTCCTGCAATACTCGGACTCGGATGCAATGTTCCGGCTGTAACAGCAACAAGAAACCTTGAGACAAGGAAACAGAGATTTATCATGATGGTGCTTCTTGCAGTATTTATCCCCTGCGGAGCACAGCTTGGAATAATGCTCGATGTAATCCCGGAGACTGTCGGGTGGGTGATGCTTTACCTGATAATCGGATTCTGCCTCTTTGGATTTATACTGGGAAAGATCATTCCGGGCGGGAACCCCGAAATTCTAATCGACATCCCACCATACAGAAAACCGACATTACAGAATATCTACAAAAAACTCTGGGTAAAAACGAAAGGATTTTTCATAAATGCAATACCTTTCGTTCTGCTTGGAATACTCTTTGTAAATGTCCTTTACCTTCTCGGAGTCATTCAGGCTCTTGCCGATATACTGGCCCCGGTGTTTGTTACATGGTTTGGTGTCCCTAAAGAGACAGTAGGACCCCTGATTGCAGCATTCTTAAGGAAGGATCTTGCAGTAGCACAGTTGTCCACAATTGCCATGACCCCATACCAGATGATAACAGCCGTTGTACTGATATCCATCTACTTCCCGTGTGTCGCAACATTTGTTGTCATGCTAAAAGAGGGAGTCAAAGAACTTGCCGCCGCAGTAGGACTGCTTGCAATAATTGTATTCCTGTATGGCGGAC